A genomic region of Gymnogyps californianus isolate 813 chromosome 12, ASM1813914v2, whole genome shotgun sequence contains the following coding sequences:
- the SLC7A10 gene encoding LOW QUALITY PROTEIN: asc-type amino acid transporter 1 (The sequence of the model RefSeq protein was modified relative to this genomic sequence to represent the inferred CDS: deleted 1 base in 1 codon), with translation MRAAAAAGQSGAGSMAGGEQRGAPGGPERVALKKEIGLVSACAIIIGNIIGSGIFISPKGVLEHTGSVGLALIIWVLGGGVAALGSLCYAELGVTIPKSGGDYSYVTEIFGGLAGFLLLWSAVLIMYPTSLAVIALTFSNYVLQPVFPNCIPPYNASRILSMVCLLLLTWVNSSSVRWATRIQDIFTAGKLLALALIIIVGFVQIFKGNYEELTPSNAFNFWMTPSVGHLALAFLQGSFAFSGWNFLNYVTEELVDPRRNLPRAIFISIPLVTFVYTFTNIAYFTAMSPQELLSSNAVAVTFGEKLLGYFSWVMPVSVALSTFGGINGYLFTSSRLCFSGAREGHLPSLLAMIHVKHCTPIPALLVCCLATLIIMLVGDTYTLINYVSFINYLCYGVTIIGLIVLRWKKPKIFRPIKVNLLIPITYLAFWAFLLIFSLYSEPVVCGVGLIIILTGVPVFFLGVYWRNKPKCVNRLIESMTCWGQKLCFVVYPQGAVAEEEEAPSARSRWPASETAARK, from the exons GTAATATCATTGGTTCTGGGATCTTTATTTCGCCAAAAGGAGTTTTGGAGCACACCGGCTCAGTGGGACTCGCTCTTATTATTTGGGTGCTTGGCGGCGGCGTGGCTGCCCTTGGCTCACTATGTTATGCTGAACTGGGTGTCACTATCCCCAAATCAGGAGGGGATTATTCCTACGTCACAGAGATTTTTGGTGGATTAGCTGG gtttctgctgctgtggagcGCGGTGCTTATCATGTACCCGACCAGTCTGGCCGTCATTGCACTGACCTTCTCAAACTATGTCCTGCAGCCCGTCTTCCCTAACTGTATCCCCCCCTATAATGCCTCCAGGATCCTCTCCATGGTGTGTTTAC TCCTCCTGACCTGGGTGAACAGCTCCAGCGTTCGATGGGCCACGCGCATTCAGGATATATTTACAGCAGGAAAACTCTTAGCCCTGGCCCTTATCATTATTGTGGGCTTCGTACAGATCTTTAAAG GAAACTACGAAGAGCTGACACCAAGCAACGCATTCAATTTTTGGATGACTCCATCCGTGGGGCATTTAGCGTTAGCTTTTCTTCAAGGGTCGTTTGCATTCAGTGGCTGGAACTTCTTGAACTATGTAACAGAAGAACTGGTTGATCCCCGCAG GAACCTACCTCGTGCCATATTCATATCCATCCCATTGGTGACATTTGTGTATACGTTCACCAACATTGCATATTTCACTGCCATGTCACCCCAAGAGCTCTTGTCCTCCAACGCTGTGGCGGTA ACATTTGGTGAAAAGTTACTGGGCTATTTTTCCTGGGTTATGCCAGTCTCAGTGGCCCTATCTACATTTGGAGGAATAAATGGATACCTTTTTACCTCATCAAG GTTATGTTTCTCCGGTGCCCGAGAAGGCCATTTGCCAAGTTTGCTTGCCATGATCCACGTCAAGCACTGCACGCCCATCCCCGCCCTGCTCGTCTGC TGTTTGGCCACTCTTATCATCATGCTTGTTGGAGACACATACACGCTAATCAACTATGTGTCATTTATTAACTACCTCTGCTACGGAGTGACAATTATAGGCCTGATCGTGTTACGCTGGAAGAAACCCAAAATCTTCAGACCTATCAAG GTGAACCTCCTCATCCCCATCACTTACCTGGCGTTTTGGGCATTTCTGCTGATCTTCAGCTTATACTCTGAGCCGGTCGTCTGTGGAGTTGGACTCATTATCATTTTAACTGGAGTGCCAGTGTTTTTCCTTGGAGTCTACTGGAGAAATAAACCAAAGTGTGTAAATAGGCTAATAG AGTCCATGACGTGCTGGGGAcagaagctgtgttttgtgGTCTACCCTCAGGGGGCAgttgctgaggaggaggaggcaccCTCGGCCCGCTCTCGGTGGCCGGCGAGTGAGACAGCCGCGAGGAAATAA